The following coding sequences lie in one Candidatus Hydrogenedentota bacterium genomic window:
- a CDS encoding isochorismatase family protein, translating into MLLDREKTALVVIDIQQVLLPKSEEVTAAYLRAAVRMIRAAKVLGLPLLVTEQNPDRLGGTHPEVLPELGDTPRIPKIEFGCLANPAFRAALAASGRTQLLIIGMEAHVCVNQTALEALEQGFEVFVAEDAVVSSTPEARAAGLRRMERAGAARLTVDMALFELLRRAGTPEFKAMLPLLKGG; encoded by the coding sequence ATGCTGCTTGACCGAGAGAAGACCGCCCTGGTGGTGATAGACATCCAGCAGGTGCTTCTGCCGAAGTCGGAGGAGGTGACCGCCGCCTACCTGCGCGCCGCCGTGCGCATGATTCGCGCGGCGAAGGTGCTGGGGCTGCCCCTGCTGGTGACGGAGCAAAACCCGGACCGGCTCGGCGGCACGCACCCGGAGGTGCTCCCCGAGCTCGGGGACACGCCGCGCATCCCCAAGATCGAGTTCGGCTGCCTGGCCAACCCGGCCTTCCGCGCGGCCCTGGCCGCCTCCGGCCGCACCCAGCTCCTGATCATCGGCATGGAGGCCCACGTCTGCGTGAACCAGACAGCGCTTGAGGCCCTGGAGCAGGGCTTCGAGGTGTTCGTGGCGGAGGACGCCGTGGTTTCCTCCACGCCCGAGGCCCGCGCCGCGGGCCTGCGCCGCATGGAGCGCGCGGGCGCGGCGCGGCTCACGGTGGACATGGCCCTCTTCGAGCTCCTCCGCCGCGCGGGCACCCCGGAGTTCAAGGCCATGCTCCCCCTGCTCAAGGGCGGCTGA
- a CDS encoding VWA domain-containing protein: MNITKDDPLLTAYALGEVTDEERAAVERFLNENPEARAEVEDIRAAATLLAGALAEEDAPALTPEQRAAVLAAAGPASVRAPARRGRLALRLALAAGLIVAVGAFLVLPALSRAREAAMRPQLARTAPNTDASKVSREEEAPAQPALVDQLAEPREFDNYSVWGEDFRSMYPPDAAQPAVGGKEQPEFAAQPAQENIRAEFTDKPGAFVELDEGSAAGEAPKGDTPAAAPLPQVEYATGSLQNVEIGGQLRIAGEPLPAPAAEPTKLNVRADFTDKVEMSGEGDGLGTVTDFYSSNEAKQRAGGQGGLGVPQVPAEVRDQLQALGYLSDKDGLDRRLYWAQPTPAPGSESYAPISENAFTRVADVPLSTFGVDVDTASYANVRRFLTQGTLPPPDAVRVEELVNYFRYEYPAPQTEHPFSVNVETHPCPWNPGHLLARIGLRGQDVAVEERAPVNLVFLVDVSGSMQPPEKLPLLVKGLKLLAESLTGRDRLSIVTYAGRAGVRLAPTPGDQKAAIHGVLDSLSAGGSTNGEGGIRIAYDLARAAFIPGGANRVMLATDGDFNVGVSDTDALVSMIQQQAKTGVFLTVLGFGTGNLQDNRMESLADKGNGQYFYIDSFQEARRALLEQAAGALVTIAKDVKIQVEFNPARVGHYRLIGYENRALAARDFNDDRKDAGEIGAGHTVTALYELVPPGVQPEPPQVDALKYQSVPEAPKPEAAPDGARPASNELMTVKLRYKRPEADTSTRLDVPVAGDTLDAAPGADHQFAAAVAAWGMLLRRSAHAGTASLDLVLQLAEAGKGADLDGRRAEFITLVRTTAALMGGAPAPITRE; encoded by the coding sequence ATGAACATCACTAAAGACGACCCCCTCCTCACCGCGTACGCGCTGGGCGAGGTCACAGACGAGGAGCGCGCCGCCGTGGAGCGCTTCCTGAACGAAAACCCCGAGGCGCGCGCCGAAGTCGAGGACATCCGCGCCGCCGCCACCCTGCTCGCGGGCGCGCTGGCCGAAGAGGACGCCCCCGCCCTCACGCCGGAACAGCGCGCCGCCGTGCTGGCCGCCGCAGGCCCCGCCTCCGTAAGGGCCCCCGCCCGGCGCGGAAGGCTGGCCCTGCGTCTTGCCCTCGCCGCGGGGCTGATCGTTGCGGTCGGCGCCTTCCTCGTGCTGCCCGCGCTCTCCAGAGCCCGTGAAGCGGCCATGCGGCCCCAACTGGCCCGGACAGCCCCGAACACGGACGCCTCAAAGGTCTCCAGAGAGGAGGAGGCCCCCGCCCAGCCCGCGCTGGTGGACCAGTTGGCCGAGCCTAGAGAGTTCGACAACTACAGCGTCTGGGGCGAGGACTTTCGCTCGATGTATCCGCCCGACGCCGCCCAGCCCGCCGTGGGCGGGAAGGAGCAGCCCGAATTCGCCGCCCAGCCCGCCCAGGAGAACATTCGCGCCGAGTTCACGGACAAGCCCGGGGCGTTTGTCGAACTGGATGAGGGTTCGGCCGCCGGGGAAGCACCGAAGGGTGACACCCCCGCCGCCGCGCCCCTCCCGCAGGTGGAGTATGCAACCGGGAGCCTGCAAAACGTGGAAATCGGCGGGCAGCTCCGCATTGCCGGCGAACCCCTGCCCGCCCCCGCAGCCGAGCCCACGAAACTGAATGTCCGCGCCGACTTCACGGACAAGGTCGAGATGTCTGGGGAGGGGGACGGGTTGGGCACCGTCACCGATTTCTACTCGTCGAACGAGGCAAAGCAGCGTGCCGGCGGGCAGGGCGGGTTGGGGGTTCCCCAAGTGCCCGCCGAGGTGCGCGACCAGCTGCAGGCGCTGGGCTATCTGTCCGACAAGGACGGCCTGGACCGTCGCCTGTACTGGGCCCAGCCCACGCCCGCGCCGGGGTCGGAGTCCTATGCGCCCATCTCGGAGAACGCCTTCACCCGCGTGGCGGACGTGCCCCTGTCCACCTTCGGGGTGGACGTGGACACGGCGTCCTACGCGAACGTGCGGCGCTTCCTGACGCAGGGCACGCTGCCCCCGCCGGACGCCGTGCGCGTGGAGGAGCTGGTCAACTACTTCCGCTACGAGTACCCGGCCCCGCAGACGGAGCACCCCTTCTCCGTGAACGTGGAGACGCACCCCTGCCCGTGGAACCCCGGCCACCTGCTGGCCCGGATCGGCCTGCGCGGCCAGGACGTGGCCGTGGAGGAGCGCGCGCCGGTGAACCTGGTCTTCCTCGTGGACGTGTCGGGCTCCATGCAGCCGCCGGAGAAGCTGCCCCTGCTGGTCAAGGGCCTGAAGCTGCTGGCGGAGTCCCTCACGGGCCGCGACCGCCTCAGCATCGTCACCTACGCGGGCCGCGCCGGCGTGCGCCTCGCCCCCACGCCGGGCGACCAGAAGGCCGCGATCCACGGCGTGCTCGACAGCCTGTCCGCGGGCGGCTCCACGAACGGCGAGGGCGGCATCCGCATCGCCTACGACCTCGCCCGCGCGGCGTTCATCCCCGGCGGCGCCAACCGCGTCATGCTGGCCACGGACGGCGACTTCAACGTGGGCGTGAGCGACACGGACGCGCTGGTCTCCATGATCCAGCAGCAGGCGAAGACGGGGGTCTTCCTGACGGTGCTCGGCTTTGGCACGGGCAACCTCCAGGACAACCGCATGGAGAGCCTCGCCGACAAGGGCAACGGCCAGTACTTCTACATTGACTCCTTCCAGGAGGCGCGCCGCGCCCTGCTGGAGCAGGCGGCGGGCGCCCTCGTGACCATCGCCAAGGACGTCAAGATCCAGGTCGAGTTCAACCCCGCCCGCGTCGGCCACTACCGCCTCATCGGCTACGAAAACCGCGCCCTCGCCGCCCGCGACTTCAACGACGACCGCAAGGACGCCGGCGAGATCGGCGCGGGCCACACGGTCACGGCGCTCTACGAGCTGGTGCCCCCGGGCGTGCAGCCGGAGCCGCCGCAGGTGGACGCGCTGAAGTACCAGTCCGTGCCCGAGGCCCCGAAGCCGGAGGCGGCCCCCGACGGGGCCCGGCCCGCGTCAAACGAGCTGATGACGGTGAAGCTCCGCTACAAGCGGCCCGAAGCCGACACCAGCACGCGCCTCGACGTGCCCGTGGCGGGCGACACGCTGGACGCCGCCCCCGGCGCCGACCACCAGTTCGCCGCCGCCGTGGCCGCGTGGGGCATGCTCCTGCGCCGCTCGGCCCACGCGGGCACCGCGAGCCTCGACCTGGTCCTCCAGCTCGCCGAGGCGGGCAAAGGCGCCGACCTCGACGGCCGCCGCGCCGAGTTCATCACCCTCGTGCGCACCACCGCCGCGCTGATGGGCGGCGCGCCGGCGCCCATCACCCGCGAATAG
- a CDS encoding sigma-70 family RNA polymerase sigma factor, which translates to MDSQETERPGGTPPEADWVRDALNRHEAPLLRHAARLTGDLETARDVVQETFLRLCRADRARIGDHLVPWLHTVCRNLALDHLRKEQRMVALDEHTAASLPGREAPPSASAERAEARSRADALIGGLPPKQQEVLRLKFQDALSYEEISRITGLSVSNVGYLIHTGLKTARQHLADAAAPAAPQA; encoded by the coding sequence GTGGACAGTCAAGAAACCGAAAGACCCGGCGGCACGCCGCCGGAAGCGGACTGGGTGAGGGACGCCCTCAACCGGCATGAGGCCCCCCTGCTGCGCCACGCGGCGCGGCTCACGGGGGATCTGGAGACGGCCCGCGACGTGGTGCAGGAGACCTTCCTGCGCCTGTGCCGCGCCGACCGCGCCCGGATCGGGGACCATCTGGTGCCCTGGCTTCACACGGTCTGCCGCAACCTCGCCCTGGACCACCTACGAAAGGAGCAGCGCATGGTTGCCCTGGATGAGCACACCGCGGCGTCCCTGCCCGGCAGGGAGGCGCCGCCGTCGGCGTCGGCGGAGCGGGCCGAGGCCCGCTCGCGGGCCGACGCCCTGATCGGGGGGCTGCCCCCCAAACAGCAGGAGGTGCTCCGGCTGAAGTTTCAGGACGCCCTGTCCTACGAGGAAATCAGCCGGATCACGGGGTTGAGCGTCTCGAACGTGGGCTATCTGATCCACACGGGACTGAAAACGGCACGCCAACACCTGGCGGACGCGGCGGCCCCCGCCGCCCCGCAGGCCTGA
- a CDS encoding tetratricopeptide repeat protein — protein MATDKTDRHPPLHPLSWREDGRVLLLLAGLVLLVFGYTVFFDSLIMDDQRFVFQNKEIMKGLAGGGLRVLFTHFWMPLTTLTHLVDASLFGKNPAGHHAHSVLWHLGAVLLWYLALVRMTGNRGAAALAAALFAVHPLRAEAVAWIASRKEVVSGFWFAGTVLLYARYAARPSVGRMALVCLGMALAVLSKQTVLTLPCALLLLDLWPLGRLTLLRPATWVRPVLEKLPLFALCVPAMLLARATQREFGALEWAAELPLSFRAGNAVVSLARYLGHTVWPVPLMGHYPELRNTLTPGMVAGAAALLLVVTAAVLFLALRRNPMLYPLTGWAWFLGTLAPVLGLVGFGNASMADRWAYIPHLGLMAAVAWGWLALADRLAPAPEAPPESRPPKKAPHRKTAKAAPQNRLALRGAVVLVAVTALLGIRQTSYWWNDQVLCTRMLAVSDGANALAHTNLGYLCGRAKDPAGAMEHYRKASELEPHNPFWAVNYAMALNGAERAPEAEALLAPFLATDGDNPHVRMQLGISLFNQKRFAEALPHMEAAVKRLPKNHLYLTNWGHCLGNLGRTDEARKAYQAALAVEPRYKGARAALEALGAP, from the coding sequence ATGGCGACGGACAAGACAGACCGGCACCCCCCCCTGCACCCCCTCTCGTGGCGGGAGGACGGCCGCGTGCTGCTGCTGCTGGCCGGCCTGGTGCTGCTGGTGTTTGGGTACACGGTGTTTTTCGACTCCCTGATCATGGACGACCAGCGTTTCGTCTTCCAGAACAAGGAGATCATGAAGGGGCTGGCGGGAGGCGGGTTGCGGGTGCTGTTCACGCACTTCTGGATGCCCCTCACCACGCTGACGCACCTCGTGGACGCGTCGCTGTTCGGCAAGAACCCCGCAGGGCACCACGCGCACAGCGTGCTGTGGCACCTGGGCGCGGTGCTGCTGTGGTACCTGGCGCTGGTCCGCATGACGGGCAACCGGGGGGCGGCGGCGCTGGCCGCCGCGCTGTTCGCGGTGCATCCCCTGCGGGCGGAGGCGGTGGCGTGGATCGCCAGCCGCAAGGAGGTGGTCAGCGGGTTCTGGTTCGCCGGAACGGTGCTGCTGTACGCGCGGTACGCGGCGCGCCCGTCGGTGGGGCGCATGGCCCTGGTGTGCCTCGGCATGGCGCTGGCCGTGCTGTCCAAGCAGACCGTGCTGACCCTGCCCTGCGCGCTGCTGCTGCTGGACCTGTGGCCCCTGGGGCGGCTCACCCTGCTCCGCCCGGCCACCTGGGTGCGCCCGGTGCTGGAGAAGCTGCCGCTGTTCGCCCTGTGCGTGCCCGCCATGCTGCTGGCCCGGGCGACGCAGCGGGAGTTTGGCGCGTTGGAATGGGCCGCGGAACTTCCGCTGTCCTTCCGCGCGGGGAACGCCGTGGTGAGCCTCGCGCGCTATCTCGGCCACACGGTGTGGCCCGTGCCGCTCATGGGGCACTACCCCGAACTGCGCAACACCCTCACGCCGGGCATGGTGGCGGGCGCGGCGGCGCTGCTGCTTGTTGTGACGGCGGCGGTCCTGTTTCTTGCGCTGCGCCGGAATCCCATGCTGTATCCGCTGACGGGGTGGGCGTGGTTTCTGGGCACGCTGGCGCCGGTGCTGGGGCTGGTGGGCTTCGGCAACGCGTCCATGGCCGACCGGTGGGCCTACATTCCCCATCTGGGGCTCATGGCCGCCGTCGCCTGGGGCTGGTTGGCCCTGGCGGACCGCCTGGCACCGGCGCCGGAGGCCCCGCCGGAGTCCAGACCGCCCAAGAAGGCCCCGCACCGCAAGACCGCGAAAGCCGCGCCGCAGAACCGCCTGGCCCTGCGGGGGGCGGTGGTGCTGGTGGCGGTGACCGCGCTGCTGGGGATACGGCAGACCTCATACTGGTGGAACGACCAGGTGCTTTGCACCCGGATGCTGGCGGTGTCGGACGGGGCGAACGCGCTGGCGCACACGAACCTGGGCTACCTGTGCGGGCGGGCAAAGGATCCGGCCGGGGCGATGGAGCATTACCGGAAGGCCAGCGAACTGGAGCCGCACAACCCCTTCTGGGCGGTGAACTACGCCATGGCCCTGAACGGCGCGGAGCGCGCGCCGGAGGCGGAGGCGCTGCTGGCGCCGTTTCTGGCAACGGACGGGGACAACCCGCATGTCCGCATGCAGCTCGGCATCTCGCTGTTCAACCAGAAGCGCTTCGCCGAGGCCCTGCCGCACATGGAGGCCGCCGTCAAAAGGCTTCCGAAAAACCACCTCTACCTGACGAACTGGGGGCACTGCCTCGGCAATCTTGGGAGGACGGACGAGGCGCGGAAGGCGTATCAGGCGGCGCTGGCCGTGGAGCCCCGGTACAAGGGCGCCCGCGCCGCGCTGGAGGCCCTGGGCGCCCCGTGA
- a CDS encoding tetratricopeptide repeat protein: MSLSEDTETGGRLSLLRDGAAAALLCAAVLAVFGQAVFFDFLAMDDLAVVVENPGVRPGLSEEGLRFALTQYHFGIWMPVTTLTHLLDVSLFGMRPAGHHAHSLLWHIGAAVLWYLALVRLTGRPGAALAAALLFALHPMRAEAAAWVASRKEVVAGCWFAAAVFVYAGQRGGRPSAARLSAVFCVMVLALLSKPTTLVLPFALLLLDAWPLGRLDLRRPATWIRPVAEKLPLFALCAPAVWLGRAGQDSLNALSWTGDLPLSFRAGNALVSYARYLGHTFWPVRLMGHYPELRGALTPGMVAGAAVLLVAVTAAVLAPALRRGGRPRLLAGWLWFLGTLLPVIGLAGFGNAAMADRWAYTAHLGLLAALVFAVAGALKSPRARAALAAALVAAAAGLGAWQTAYWRNDETLCRRMLEVSGGENAMGRGNLGLALWRRGDHAGALEQYREAVRLQPGNPAWLVNLAAALIQTERFSEAESVLAPQIRAFARNPRVRMQYGRALYEQDRCREALPHLAAAAALAPEDSVCAVNHGLCLMVLGDLERAAAEFQRTLALDPGSALARQCLEDIRRAQEAPGN, translated from the coding sequence GTGTCCCTGAGCGAAGACACTGAAACAGGCGGACGCCTCTCCCTCCTGCGCGACGGCGCGGCGGCGGCGCTGCTGTGCGCGGCGGTGCTGGCGGTGTTCGGGCAGGCCGTCTTCTTCGACTTTCTCGCGATGGACGACCTGGCCGTGGTGGTGGAGAACCCCGGCGTGCGGCCCGGGCTGTCGGAGGAGGGGCTGCGCTTCGCGCTTACGCAGTACCACTTCGGCATCTGGATGCCCGTCACCACGCTGACCCACCTGCTGGACGTCTCCCTCTTCGGCATGCGCCCGGCGGGCCACCACGCCCACAGCCTGCTGTGGCACATCGGCGCCGCCGTCCTGTGGTACCTGGCGCTGGTCCGCCTCACGGGGCGGCCCGGGGCCGCGCTGGCCGCCGCCCTGCTCTTCGCGCTGCACCCCATGCGGGCCGAGGCCGCGGCCTGGGTGGCGTCGCGCAAGGAGGTGGTCGCCGGGTGCTGGTTCGCCGCCGCCGTGTTCGTGTACGCGGGCCAGCGGGGCGGACGCCCCTCCGCCGCGCGGCTGTCCGCCGTGTTCTGCGTCATGGTCCTCGCGCTGCTGTCGAAGCCGACCACCCTTGTGCTTCCCTTTGCGCTGCTGCTGCTGGACGCGTGGCCCCTGGGCCGCCTGGACCTGCGTCGTCCCGCCACGTGGATCCGCCCCGTGGCGGAGAAGCTGCCGCTCTTCGCCTTGTGCGCGCCCGCCGTGTGGCTGGGCCGCGCGGGACAGGACAGCCTCAACGCCCTGTCGTGGACCGGCGACCTGCCCCTGTCCTTCCGCGCGGGGAACGCGCTGGTCAGCTACGCGCGGTATCTTGGCCACACCTTCTGGCCCGTGCGGCTCATGGGGCACTACCCCGAGCTGCGCGGCGCGCTCACGCCGGGGATGGTGGCGGGCGCGGCGGTCCTGCTGGTCGCCGTGACGGCGGCGGTGCTGGCGCCCGCGCTGCGGCGCGGCGGGCGGCCGCGCCTGCTGGCGGGGTGGCTGTGGTTCCTCGGCACGCTGCTGCCCGTGATCGGGCTGGCGGGCTTCGGCAACGCCGCCATGGCGGACCGCTGGGCCTACACGGCCCACCTGGGCCTGCTGGCCGCGCTCGTGTTCGCGGTTGCCGGCGCGCTGAAGTCCCCGCGCGCGCGGGCCGCGCTTGCGGCGGCGCTGGTCGCCGCGGCGGCGGGGCTCGGCGCGTGGCAGACCGCCTATTGGCGGAACGACGAGACCCTGTGCCGCCGCATGCTGGAGGTGTCCGGCGGGGAGAACGCCATGGGCCGCGGCAACCTCGGGCTGGCGTTGTGGAGGCGCGGCGACCACGCGGGCGCGCTGGAGCAGTACCGCGAGGCGGTCCGCCTCCAGCCGGGCAACCCGGCCTGGCTGGTCAACCTTGCCGCCGCACTGATCCAGACGGAGCGCTTTTCCGAAGCCGAGTCTGTGCTCGCGCCGCAGATCCGCGCCTTCGCGCGGAATCCGCGCGTGCGCATGCAGTACGGCCGCGCGCTCTACGAGCAGGACCGCTGCCGCGAGGCGCTGCCCCATCTCGCCGCCGCCGCGGCGCTCGCGCCGGAGGACTCCGTGTGCGCCGTGAACCACGGCCTCTGCCTCATGGTCCTGGGCGACCTGGAGCGCGCGGCGGCGGAGTTTCAGCGCACCCTGGCGCTGGACCCCGGGAGCGCCCTCGCCCGGCAGTGCCTGGAGGACATCCGCCGCGCCCAAGAGGCGCCGGGGAACTGA
- a CDS encoding F0F1 ATP synthase subunit A has translation MMDEIGERLVWHYVPFTDIPIPLGGVSVDTVANTLLAMVVLWGALWLCVRRLSWVPGRAQAAVEVFVSSFDQIVRDALNPREKGAHRQYLPLIAVLFLFIFMCNSLPLLPLPHVEEPTSDLNCTLALGSMTVAYSNYCGVRRHGARGRLREMLGPFWAHEGPLTAGAVIGKLSGVFFFLPMSLVENLSRVVSISCRLFGNITGAAIVIVVLGSLTYEMFTPMFLDVFLLIFESAVQAFVFSMLALVYLAINLEEQGG, from the coding sequence ATGATGGACGAAATCGGTGAGCGGCTGGTTTGGCACTATGTGCCGTTTACGGACATCCCGATCCCACTCGGCGGGGTGAGCGTGGACACTGTTGCCAACACCCTGCTGGCCATGGTGGTGCTGTGGGGGGCGCTGTGGCTGTGCGTGCGCCGCCTCTCGTGGGTGCCCGGCCGGGCGCAGGCGGCCGTCGAGGTGTTCGTCTCCTCCTTCGACCAGATCGTGCGCGACGCGCTGAACCCGCGGGAGAAGGGGGCGCACCGCCAATACCTGCCCCTGATCGCCGTGCTGTTCCTTTTCATTTTCATGTGCAACTCCCTGCCGCTGCTTCCCCTGCCGCATGTGGAGGAGCCCACCAGCGACCTGAACTGCACGCTGGCCCTCGGCTCCATGACGGTGGCCTACTCGAACTACTGCGGGGTGCGCCGCCACGGCGCGCGCGGCCGCCTGCGCGAGATGCTCGGGCCCTTCTGGGCGCACGAGGGCCCGCTGACGGCGGGGGCCGTCATCGGGAAACTGAGCGGGGTCTTCTTCTTCCTCCCCATGAGCCTGGTGGAGAACCTCTCCCGCGTGGTCTCCATCTCGTGCCGGCTCTTCGGAAACATCACCGGCGCGGCGATCGTGATCGTCGTGCTGGGCAGCCTCACCTACGAGATGTTCACGCCCATGTTTCTGGACGTGTTCCTGCTGATTTTCGAGTCGGCCGTCCAGGCCTTCGTCTTCTCGATGCTCGCGTTGGTTTATCTGGCCATCAATCTGGAGGAGCAGGGCGGATAA
- the atpE gene encoding ATP synthase F0 subunit C has translation MALAIGVGVFAAGLSEGHAAAKAVEGIARNPEAAPVITRTMIIGQAITESNSIYALVVALVIWLFL, from the coding sequence ATGGCCCTGGCCATCGGCGTCGGCGTCTTTGCGGCGGGCCTCAGCGAGGGCCACGCTGCCGCGAAGGCCGTGGAGGGCATCGCGCGCAACCCCGAGGCCGCCCCGGTCATCACCCGCACCATGATCATCGGCCAGGCCATCACCGAGTCGAACTCCATCTACGCCCTCGTGGTCGCGCTCGTCATCTGGCTCTTCCTCTAA